Proteins encoded in a region of the Streptomyces akebiae genome:
- a CDS encoding bifunctional serine/threonine-protein kinase/ABC transporter substrate-binding protein, protein MERLRSSDPARIADHRLLGRLGAGGMGVVYLARTPTGSLVALKVLAAEYAEDTGFRERFRREVEVARRVSSPWAVPLIDADADAEAPWLATAYVPGPSLAEAVATHGPLGELGLRVLGGRLALALGEVHRAGLVHRDLKPGNVLLAADGPRLIDFGIARAPEDSGLTATGLVVGTPGYLSPEQAEGRGGRTIGAPSDVFSLGCVLAFAATGRPPFGTGALDALLYRAVHDPADLDGVPAPLGELLSRCLEKDPADRPEVAELIRELLPTEAEEGTAAATSAGSAEAPADETSADETSAEPSDAAVGRPGGASDSWLPDEVVRLIARRSTEALALPDIDRTEISAGATGADAASETASASASTTTPDVGLPGTPSPPPTPASDDTVPVAAGGTTDAPARRRVLLGGAGVLLAAGGGATWWALGRDGGGSGNGKPSASASSRRAAYTVALHGDLSGDQRDTGRAQENGLRLAVAEFNARRDAPFQVEVRAEDDAGDAAEAARVAKRLADDPAVLAVVGPTTDVTAQSALAAYDAALLPVVAVSPGAIALSVQGFRSFLHARLPDSLLPFYMDAFLRSTRPRRVGVVVDRAADNYGWEVSANLSKQLRSAGQPYVPRVVSTMRTGFGDTVDDLLAAGIDSFAFAGLSDRAASFARTLRERGFTGARAAGPALLDPRFLTAAKEAADGWTIVAPVVDPADVPEAKAFVDAYRKRWKKAPPRYAAEAYDVTSMVLTSLAGLPSGSRTREELLAALRAAKYQGVTRTYAFQKVGLPVIDGTGGYLWRVENGAFVYGGPAPLTA, encoded by the coding sequence ATGGAGCGACTGCGTTCGTCCGACCCGGCACGGATCGCCGACCACCGGCTGCTCGGCCGGCTCGGCGCCGGCGGCATGGGCGTGGTGTACCTCGCCCGTACCCCGACCGGTTCACTCGTGGCGTTGAAGGTGCTGGCGGCGGAGTACGCCGAGGACACGGGTTTCCGGGAGCGGTTCCGGCGCGAGGTGGAGGTGGCCCGGCGCGTCAGCAGCCCCTGGGCGGTGCCGCTGATCGACGCCGACGCCGACGCGGAGGCGCCGTGGCTGGCGACGGCGTACGTGCCCGGCCCGTCCCTGGCCGAGGCCGTGGCCACGCACGGGCCACTCGGCGAGCTCGGGCTGCGGGTCCTCGGGGGCCGGCTGGCGCTGGCCCTCGGTGAGGTCCACCGGGCGGGGCTGGTCCACCGGGACCTCAAGCCCGGCAACGTCCTGCTGGCGGCGGACGGGCCCCGGCTCATCGACTTCGGCATAGCCAGGGCGCCCGAGGACAGCGGACTCACCGCGACGGGGCTCGTCGTCGGTACGCCCGGCTACCTCTCCCCGGAGCAGGCCGAAGGGCGTGGCGGACGAACCATCGGCGCGCCCAGCGACGTGTTCTCCCTCGGCTGCGTCCTGGCGTTCGCGGCGACGGGCCGGCCGCCGTTCGGCACGGGGGCCCTCGACGCCCTCCTCTACCGGGCCGTGCACGACCCGGCGGACCTCGACGGCGTACCGGCACCGCTCGGCGAACTGCTGTCCCGCTGCCTGGAGAAGGACCCGGCCGACCGCCCCGAGGTGGCGGAGCTGATACGGGAGCTGCTGCCCACGGAGGCGGAGGAGGGCACGGCCGCCGCCACCTCGGCCGGGTCCGCCGAAGCCCCCGCCGATGAGACCTCCGCCGACGAGACCTCGGCCGAACCCTCCGACGCTGCCGTCGGCAGGCCCGGCGGCGCCTCCGATTCCTGGCTGCCCGACGAGGTGGTCCGGCTGATCGCACGACGCTCCACCGAAGCACTCGCCCTGCCGGACATCGACCGCACCGAGATCTCCGCCGGCGCCACCGGCGCGGACGCCGCCTCGGAAACCGCGTCGGCCTCCGCCTCGACGACCACACCGGACGTCGGCCTCCCCGGCACCCCCTCGCCACCCCCGACGCCCGCCTCCGACGACACCGTGCCCGTGGCGGCCGGCGGAACCACCGACGCCCCGGCGAGGCGCCGTGTCCTCCTCGGTGGCGCGGGTGTACTGCTCGCCGCAGGGGGCGGCGCGACCTGGTGGGCCCTCGGCCGGGACGGTGGCGGTTCGGGGAACGGGAAGCCGTCCGCGTCCGCCTCCTCGCGGCGCGCCGCCTACACGGTCGCGCTGCACGGCGACCTCAGCGGCGACCAGCGGGACACCGGCAGGGCCCAGGAGAACGGACTGCGCCTGGCCGTCGCGGAGTTCAACGCCCGACGCGACGCTCCCTTCCAGGTGGAGGTGCGGGCCGAGGACGACGCAGGCGACGCGGCCGAGGCCGCCCGGGTGGCGAAGCGGCTCGCCGACGATCCCGCCGTACTCGCCGTGGTCGGCCCGACCACGGACGTGACCGCCCAGTCCGCGCTGGCGGCCTACGACGCCGCGCTGCTGCCCGTGGTCGCCGTGTCCCCCGGCGCCATCGCCCTGTCCGTGCAGGGCTTCCGTTCGTTCCTGCACGCCCGCCTGCCCGACTCGCTGCTGCCGTTCTACATGGACGCGTTCCTGCGGAGCACCCGGCCCCGCAGGGTCGGTGTGGTCGTCGACCGGGCGGCCGACAACTACGGCTGGGAGGTCAGCGCCAATCTGAGCAAGCAGCTGCGGTCGGCCGGTCAGCCGTACGTGCCCCGCGTGGTCAGCACCATGCGGACCGGTTTCGGGGACACGGTGGACGACCTGCTGGCCGCCGGCATCGACTCGTTCGCCTTCGCCGGGCTGTCCGACCGGGCCGCTTCGTTCGCCCGGACCCTGCGCGAGCGCGGTTTCACCGGTGCCCGCGCCGCCGGACCCGCCCTGCTCGACCCCCGTTTCCTCACGGCGGCGAAGGAGGCCGCCGACGGGTGGACGATCGTCGCACCGGTCGTCGACCCGGCGGACGTCCCCGAGGCGAAGGCGTTCGTGGACGCCTACCGCAAGCGGTGGAAGAAGGCGCCGCCCCGGTACGCGGCGGAGGCCTACGACGTGACGTCGATGGTGCTCACGTCGCTCGCGGGCCTCCCTTCCGGGAGCCGTACCCGCGAGGAGCTGCTCGCCGCGCTGCGGGCCGCCAAGTACCAGGGCGTCACCCGGACCTACGCGTTCCAGAAGGTCGGTCTGCCGGTCATCGACGGCACCGGCGGCTACCTCTGGCGCGTCGAGAACGGAGCGTTCGTGTACGGCGGCCCGGCGCCGCTGACCGCCTGA
- a CDS encoding bifunctional serine/threonine-protein kinase/ABC transporter substrate-binding protein, translating into MEPLRTADPSRLGDYRLLRRLGAGGMGVVFLARAPGGAFAAVKVVRASHADDAGFRARFRREIEVARQVDSPWVVPLLDADADAEEPWLATPFVPGPSLSEALEGHGPWSPASVCVLGLRLAEALDAVHRAGLVHRDVKPGNVLLAPDGPRLIDFGIARTPEGTALTSTGVIVGSPGFLSPEQARARGAGIGPPSDVFSLGCVLAYAATGVRPFGTGAAAGVLLRTVYDEPELPGIPGALEPVVRACLDKDPARRPTAVEVRAALDAAVPADRERWLPEPVTRLIAERSAAVLAMGAIEPTRITAPAPTASASASASLPDVVTVTSLKEPDAGARTQEQARSGARATSRRGFLTLGSTGAAGLLTAGAGAWWWRNKTERKPGAGSPPSSGPRAELVVAFQGDLSGTTGEVGRAQLNGARMAVARVNADDDRPLRLTLRAYDDGGEPDRTLDRATRLVKDDRVLAVLGPTTDACFLAAETTYTRAVLPVVSVSVGVTSQVREAGASTLRSHAQLSPTDDLLAAPCNMYLTGETDARKVFLVEDRAEGDFAWTLCNYIQRALGRVGRETTTTSVAAGKLDHTALAARVLAAGSDAVVFSGGQERAGAFAAALREAGFSGARVATQRAFGARFLERAGPAADGWVFATAFIDPTATPAARSFTEEYEARYGERPGRYAAEAYDAVLFLAEACTSGDAALRERGAIVRRMREVSYTGISRTVAYTSGNGYNHDAMFLFRAVEGEFDFLGQYQRADV; encoded by the coding sequence ATGGAACCGCTGCGCACCGCCGATCCGTCGCGGCTGGGCGACTACCGCCTGCTGCGGCGGCTCGGCGCCGGCGGCATGGGCGTCGTCTTCCTGGCCCGCGCGCCCGGCGGCGCCTTCGCCGCGGTCAAGGTCGTCCGGGCGTCCCACGCCGACGACGCCGGGTTCCGGGCCCGGTTCCGCCGGGAGATCGAGGTGGCCCGGCAGGTGGACAGCCCCTGGGTGGTCCCCCTGCTGGACGCGGACGCCGACGCGGAGGAACCGTGGCTGGCGACCCCGTTCGTACCGGGCCCCTCGCTCTCGGAGGCGCTGGAGGGACACGGACCGTGGTCCCCCGCATCCGTGTGTGTGCTGGGGCTGCGGCTCGCCGAGGCGCTCGACGCGGTCCACCGGGCAGGACTGGTGCACCGCGACGTCAAACCGGGCAACGTGCTGCTGGCCCCGGACGGTCCGCGCCTGATCGACTTCGGTATCGCGCGCACGCCGGAGGGTACGGCGCTCACGTCCACCGGCGTCATCGTGGGCTCCCCCGGCTTCCTGTCGCCCGAACAGGCGCGGGCGCGCGGCGCCGGGATCGGCCCGCCCAGCGATGTCTTCTCGCTGGGCTGCGTCCTGGCCTACGCCGCGACCGGTGTCCGGCCGTTCGGCACCGGCGCGGCCGCCGGAGTGCTGCTGCGCACCGTGTACGACGAGCCGGAACTGCCCGGTATCCCGGGAGCGTTGGAGCCGGTCGTACGGGCGTGTCTGGACAAGGACCCGGCGCGCCGTCCGACCGCCGTCGAGGTCCGTGCGGCGCTGGACGCGGCGGTGCCGGCCGATCGGGAGCGGTGGCTGCCGGAGCCGGTGACCCGGCTGATCGCGGAGCGGTCGGCGGCGGTGCTCGCGATGGGGGCGATCGAGCCGACCCGGATCACCGCACCGGCGCCGACGGCGTCGGCTTCGGCTTCGGCGTCGCTCCCGGACGTGGTGACGGTGACGTCACTCAAGGAACCGGACGCCGGGGCCCGGACTCAGGAGCAGGCACGGTCCGGGGCTCGGGCCACGAGTCGCCGTGGTTTCCTGACGCTCGGCTCCACGGGGGCGGCCGGATTGCTCACGGCCGGCGCCGGAGCGTGGTGGTGGCGGAACAAGACCGAGCGCAAGCCCGGTGCGGGAAGCCCACCCTCGTCCGGCCCGCGCGCCGAACTCGTCGTCGCCTTCCAGGGCGACCTCTCCGGCACGACCGGCGAGGTCGGGCGGGCCCAGCTCAACGGCGCCCGGATGGCCGTCGCGCGCGTGAACGCCGACGACGACCGCCCACTGCGGCTGACGCTGCGCGCGTACGACGACGGGGGCGAGCCCGACCGGACCCTGGACCGGGCGACCCGGCTCGTGAAGGACGACCGGGTCCTCGCGGTGCTGGGACCGACCACGGACGCCTGTTTCCTCGCCGCGGAGACCACGTACACGCGGGCCGTGCTGCCCGTCGTCTCCGTGTCGGTGGGGGTGACGTCCCAGGTCAGGGAGGCCGGTGCGTCCACGCTTCGTTCGCACGCACAGCTCTCGCCGACGGACGACCTGCTCGCCGCCCCGTGCAACATGTATCTCACGGGCGAGACCGACGCCCGCAAGGTGTTCCTGGTCGAGGACCGGGCCGAGGGCGACTTCGCCTGGACCCTATGCAACTACATCCAGCGGGCCCTCGGCCGCGTCGGCAGGGAGACGACCACCACGAGTGTCGCCGCGGGGAAGCTCGACCACACCGCGCTCGCCGCGCGGGTCCTTGCCGCCGGGTCGGACGCGGTCGTGTTCAGCGGAGGGCAGGAACGGGCGGGCGCCTTCGCCGCGGCGCTGCGCGAGGCCGGGTTCTCCGGGGCCCGCGTCGCCACCCAACGGGCCTTCGGTGCACGGTTCCTGGAGCGGGCGGGCCCGGCGGCCGACGGCTGGGTCTTCGCCACCGCCTTCATCGATCCGACGGCGACCCCGGCGGCCCGCTCCTTCACCGAGGAGTACGAGGCACGGTACGGGGAACGGCCGGGCCGGTACGCGGCGGAGGCGTACGACGCGGTGCTGTTCCTGGCCGAGGCGTGCACGAGCGGGGATGCGGCGCTACGGGAGCGCGGCGCGATCGTGCGCCGTATGCGGGAGGTGTCCTACACCGGCATCAGCCGCACTGTCGCATACACCTCGGGCAACGGATACAACCACGACGCGATGTTCCTGTTCCGCGCCGTCGAAGGGGAGTTCGACTTCCTCGGGCAGTACCAGCGGGCGGACGTATGA
- the hemC gene encoding hydroxymethylbilane synthase — MSQDLIRIVSRDSPMALAQVERVRAELAVLHPALRTEVVPVKTTGDKWMGDLSQVEGKGAFTKEVDAALVAGEADLAVHCVKDIPADRPLPAGTMFAAFLKRDDIRDALVDPAGRTLDELPAGTRIGTSSVRRTAQLAASHPHLECVPFRGNANRRLEKLASGEADALLLAVSGLERIGRADVISEILSVETMMPPIGAGVLALQCREDDSDTIETVSGLGDPDTHRETLAERMFLHVLQGHCNSPIAGFARTDRGGELSLRACVFTPDGKTVLNAHEWAGRLDPATLGTSVAVALLRQGARELIDGIPH; from the coding sequence ATGTCGCAGGACCTGATTCGTATCGTCTCCCGAGACTCACCCATGGCTCTGGCGCAGGTGGAGCGCGTACGCGCCGAACTCGCCGTGCTCCACCCGGCGCTGCGCACCGAGGTGGTCCCCGTGAAGACGACCGGGGACAAGTGGATGGGCGATCTCTCCCAGGTCGAGGGCAAGGGGGCGTTCACCAAGGAGGTCGACGCCGCGCTCGTCGCGGGCGAGGCCGATCTCGCCGTGCACTGTGTGAAGGACATCCCCGCCGACCGGCCCCTCCCGGCCGGCACGATGTTCGCGGCGTTCCTGAAGCGCGACGACATCCGCGACGCGCTCGTGGACCCGGCGGGGCGCACCCTGGACGAACTGCCCGCAGGAACCCGTATCGGCACCTCCTCCGTGCGGCGTACCGCGCAACTCGCCGCCTCCCACCCGCACTTGGAGTGCGTGCCGTTCCGCGGCAACGCCAACCGCCGCCTGGAGAAACTGGCCTCGGGCGAGGCGGACGCCCTGCTGCTGGCCGTCTCCGGGCTGGAGCGGATCGGCCGTGCGGACGTGATCAGCGAGATCCTGTCCGTCGAGACGATGATGCCGCCCATCGGCGCGGGCGTGCTGGCACTGCAGTGCCGGGAGGACGACAGCGACACCATCGAGACGGTCAGCGGGCTCGGCGATCCGGACACCCACCGGGAGACCCTCGCCGAGCGTATGTTCCTGCACGTGCTGCAGGGCCACTGCAACAGCCCCATCGCCGGCTTCGCCCGCACGGACCGCGGCGGCGAACTCTCCCTGCGGGCCTGCGTGTTCACCCCCGACGGCAAGACCGTCCTCAACGCCCACGAATGGGCGGGCCGCCTCGACCCCGCCACCCTGGGCACCTCCGTCGCGGTGGCCCTCCTCCGCCAGGGCGCCCGCGAGCTCATCGACGGCATCCCGCACTGA
- a CDS encoding GNAT family N-acetyltransferase codes for MLDSAVAWMNARGNTEQWGTIPYSERPDGPSRIDRYTTENTPYIAEWDGTPVGALVLDSGPSPQMPIPPADEPERYVRLLVSERRHAGHGIGAALLSHAVDEARRAGVGLLRVDCWAGGGGSLVAFYERNGFTPTAPFLSDGWPGQVLARRLD; via the coding sequence ATGCTCGACTCGGCGGTGGCCTGGATGAACGCGCGCGGCAACACCGAACAATGGGGCACGATCCCGTACTCCGAGCGACCCGACGGACCGTCACGGATCGATCGCTACACGACCGAGAACACCCCGTACATCGCGGAGTGGGACGGCACACCCGTGGGCGCCCTCGTCCTGGACTCCGGCCCCAGCCCCCAGATGCCGATCCCCCCGGCCGACGAACCCGAGCGGTACGTCCGCCTCCTCGTCTCCGAGCGCCGGCACGCCGGCCACGGCATAGGCGCGGCGCTGCTCTCCCACGCCGTCGACGAAGCCCGCCGCGCCGGCGTGGGACTCCTGCGCGTCGACTGCTGGGCGGGTGGCGGCGGCAGCCTCGTCGCCTTCTACGAACGCAACGGCTTCACCCCGACCGCGCCCTTCCTCTCCGACGGCTGGCCGGGGCAGGTGCTGGCCCGCAGGCTCGACTGA
- a CDS encoding methyltransferase domain-containing protein, with product MPDGWQWDPTLFQGSAAYYERGRLPYATGFAEALAGSLGLDGGGRLLDVGCGPGIVLLPMARYFTQAVGVDPDEDMLAEAERRAGHLGVTNARWVAARAEDLPAGLGTFRAVVFAQSFHWTDRYRVAATVLRMLEPGGALVHVSDLKEPVPEPVVSPAPVPSPTPVPQLAPPLSPTPPYDRIRDLVRRYLGPVRRAGQGVLVDGTPGGEAAIIERAGFEGPARLVVPAGEVVTRTSDDIVAWAFSRSDSAPHLFGDRLADFERDLRTLLAATAPDGRFAERLPATEIRIWRKPPG from the coding sequence GTGCCGGACGGATGGCAGTGGGACCCCACGCTCTTCCAGGGAAGCGCGGCGTACTACGAGCGGGGCCGGCTCCCGTACGCCACCGGATTCGCCGAAGCCCTAGCCGGGTCCCTCGGCCTGGACGGCGGCGGCCGACTCCTCGACGTCGGCTGCGGACCCGGGATCGTCCTGCTGCCGATGGCGCGGTACTTCACCCAGGCCGTCGGCGTCGATCCGGACGAGGACATGCTGGCCGAGGCCGAGCGCCGGGCCGGACACCTGGGGGTGACCAACGCGCGCTGGGTGGCCGCCCGCGCCGAGGACCTGCCGGCGGGACTGGGGACCTTCCGGGCCGTGGTGTTCGCCCAGTCCTTCCACTGGACGGACCGGTACCGGGTCGCGGCCACCGTGCTGCGGATGCTGGAGCCGGGGGGCGCGCTCGTCCACGTCAGCGACCTGAAGGAGCCGGTTCCTGAGCCGGTGGTGTCGCCCGCACCGGTCCCTTCGCCCACGCCGGTCCCTCAACTCGCGCCGCCGCTGTCGCCCACGCCGCCGTACGACCGGATCCGGGACCTGGTACGCCGGTATCTGGGCCCGGTGCGCCGCGCGGGGCAGGGCGTACTGGTCGACGGCACGCCGGGTGGAGAGGCGGCGATCATCGAACGCGCCGGTTTCGAGGGCCCCGCGCGACTGGTCGTGCCGGCGGGGGAGGTCGTCACCCGCACCTCGGACGACATCGTCGCGTGGGCCTTCTCCCGGTCCGATTCCGCGCCCCACCTGTTCGGCGACAGACTGGCGGACTTCGAGCGGGACCTGCGGACGCTGCTGGCGGCGACGGCCCCCGACGGCCGTTTCGCGGAGCGCCTTCCGGCGACCGAGATCAGGATCTGGCGGAAGCCTCCGGGGTGA
- a CDS encoding SAM-dependent methyltransferase, with translation MTDHATTPGPAAHQKIDTSVPHSARIWNYWLGGKDNYPVDEQAGDAYTAVFPGIVTIARSSRAFLRRNITHLVTEAGIRQFLDVGTGLPTAENTHEVAQRIAPESRIVYVDNDPLVLAHARALLHSTPEGATSYVDSNVLDPDRILAAAADTLDLGRPTALILSNILGHVADHDQARSIVDRLMGALPSGSYLSINDGSRGIDPVFEQAQDGYNESGAVPYNLRTVEEITSFFDGLELLDPGVVSVPFWRPDTTDPAPEVVAEHGGLARKP, from the coding sequence ATGACCGACCACGCGACCACGCCCGGTCCGGCTGCGCATCAGAAGATCGACACCTCGGTGCCGCACTCGGCCCGTATCTGGAACTACTGGCTGGGCGGGAAGGACAACTACCCCGTCGACGAGCAGGCCGGTGACGCCTACACCGCCGTGTTCCCCGGCATCGTGACCATCGCCCGCAGCAGCCGCGCGTTCCTGCGTCGCAACATCACCCACCTGGTCACCGAGGCGGGCATACGGCAGTTCCTGGACGTCGGTACGGGGCTGCCGACGGCCGAGAACACCCATGAGGTGGCCCAGCGGATCGCCCCGGAGTCCCGGATCGTCTACGTCGACAACGACCCCCTGGTCCTGGCCCACGCCCGCGCCCTGCTCCACTCCACCCCGGAGGGGGCGACCTCCTACGTGGACTCCAACGTGCTCGACCCCGACCGCATCCTCGCGGCCGCCGCCGACACCCTGGACCTCGGCCGGCCCACCGCGCTGATCCTCAGCAACATCCTGGGCCACGTCGCCGACCACGACCAGGCGCGTTCCATCGTCGACCGCCTGATGGGGGCGCTGCCGTCCGGGAGCTACCTCTCCATCAACGACGGCTCGCGGGGCATCGACCCGGTCTTCGAGCAGGCCCAGGACGGCTACAACGAAAGCGGCGCCGTGCCGTACAACCTGCGTACCGTCGAGGAGATCACGTCCTTCTTCGACGGCCTGGAACTCCTCGACCCCGGCGTGGTCTCGGTCCCCTTCTGGCGCCCGGACACCACGGACCCCGCCCCTGAGGTCGTCGCCGAGCACGGCGGTCTCGCCCGCAAGCCGTGA
- a CDS encoding M4 family metallopeptidase, whose protein sequence is MRSTPHRRTTATAALVVAAAVLAVAVPGAPAIARGDGGEGTARPTAAKADRGALPAKLTPAQRATLVRQAEKATDTTADRLDLGSQEELRVRDVVKDADGTVHTRYERTYAGLPVLGGDLVVHAARSGSVESVTRAYKPELKVSDLSAEVSRATAEKQAVAAAKEEGSTKTAPDSSRKVVWAAKGKPTLAYETVVSGFQHDDTPSELHVITDAQTGKKLYEYEAVHTGTGNTRYSGTVTLGTSQSGSSYTLTDADRGNHRTYNLNRGTSGTGTLFSGSDDIWGDGTTANLETAGADAHYGAALTWDYYKNVHGRNGLRNDGVAPYSRVHYGNNYVNAFWQDSCFCMTYGDGSGNANPLTSIDVAAHEMTHGLTSVTAGLNYSGESGGLNEATSDIFAAAVEFAAGNAGDVGDYLVGEKIDINGDGTPLRYMDRPSKDGSSRDYWSSTLGNIDVHYSSGPANHWYYLASEGSGAKVVNGVSYDSPTFDGLPVTPIGRDAAEKIWFRALTTYMTSTTNYAGARTATLQAAADLYGLGSVTYNNTANAWAAINVGSRILDGVTVVPPAAQYSLTGQAVTLDVQASSTNAGALSYAATGLPDGLSIDAATGRISGTPTTAGNWTPTVTVTDAAGETGTASFAWRVDEEGNQSVFENTADYQIPDNSTVESPINVNRAGAAPSALTVDVNIVHTWRGDLVVDLVAPDGTAYRLKNSSSSDSADNVVATYTVDASSETAAGTWKLRVQDVASLDTGYINSWKLTF, encoded by the coding sequence GTGAGATCCACCCCCCACAGACGCACCACGGCCACAGCCGCCCTCGTAGTCGCGGCGGCGGTCCTCGCCGTCGCCGTCCCGGGCGCCCCCGCGATCGCACGTGGCGACGGCGGCGAAGGCACCGCCCGTCCCACGGCGGCCAAGGCGGACCGAGGGGCACTGCCCGCCAAGCTCACCCCCGCACAGCGGGCGACCCTCGTCCGGCAGGCCGAGAAGGCCACGGACACCACCGCCGACCGCCTGGACCTCGGCAGCCAGGAGGAGTTGCGGGTCCGCGACGTCGTCAAGGACGCCGACGGCACCGTGCACACCCGCTACGAGCGCACCTACGCCGGCCTGCCCGTGCTCGGCGGCGACCTGGTCGTCCACGCCGCCAGGTCCGGCTCGGTCGAGAGCGTCACGCGGGCCTACAAGCCCGAGTTGAAGGTGTCGGACCTCAGTGCCGAGGTCAGCAGGGCCACCGCGGAGAAGCAAGCGGTCGCGGCGGCGAAGGAAGAGGGGTCCACCAAGACCGCTCCGGACAGCAGCCGCAAGGTCGTCTGGGCCGCGAAGGGAAAGCCGACCCTCGCCTACGAGACCGTCGTCAGCGGCTTCCAGCACGACGACACCCCCAGTGAGCTGCACGTCATCACCGACGCGCAGACCGGGAAGAAGCTGTACGAGTACGAGGCCGTGCACACCGGCACGGGCAACACCCGCTACAGCGGCACGGTCACCCTCGGTACCAGCCAGTCCGGCTCGTCGTACACGCTGACCGACGCCGACCGCGGCAACCACCGCACGTACAACCTGAACCGGGGCACCTCCGGCACCGGCACGCTCTTCAGCGGCTCCGACGACATCTGGGGCGACGGGACCACCGCCAACCTGGAGACGGCGGGCGCGGACGCCCACTACGGCGCGGCGCTGACCTGGGACTACTACAAGAACGTGCACGGCCGGAACGGGCTGCGCAACGACGGGGTCGCGCCGTACAGCCGGGTGCACTACGGCAACAACTACGTCAACGCCTTCTGGCAGGACTCCTGCTTCTGCATGACGTACGGCGACGGGTCGGGCAACGCCAACCCGCTCACCTCGATCGACGTGGCCGCGCACGAGATGACCCACGGCCTGACCTCGGTCACCGCGGGCCTCAACTACAGCGGTGAATCGGGCGGGTTGAACGAGGCGACCTCCGACATCTTCGCCGCCGCCGTGGAGTTCGCCGCGGGCAACGCAGGCGACGTCGGTGACTACCTCGTCGGCGAGAAGATCGACATCAACGGCGACGGTACGCCGCTGCGTTACATGGACCGGCCCAGCAAGGACGGCTCCTCGCGCGACTACTGGTCCTCCACGCTCGGCAACATCGACGTCCACTACTCCTCGGGCCCGGCCAACCACTGGTACTACCTGGCCTCCGAGGGCAGCGGCGCCAAGGTCGTCAACGGCGTCTCCTACGACTCGCCGACCTTCGACGGGCTTCCGGTGACCCCGATAGGCCGGGACGCCGCCGAGAAGATCTGGTTCCGGGCGCTGACCACGTACATGACGTCCACGACCAACTACGCCGGCGCCCGTACCGCCACCCTCCAGGCCGCCGCCGACCTGTACGGGCTCGGCTCGGTGACCTACAACAACACCGCCAACGCCTGGGCCGCGATCAACGTCGGCTCCCGGATCCTCGACGGGGTCACGGTCGTCCCGCCGGCCGCCCAGTACTCCCTGACCGGCCAGGCCGTCACCCTGGACGTCCAGGCGTCGTCCACCAACGCCGGCGCCCTGTCGTACGCGGCCACCGGCCTCCCGGACGGGCTGTCCATCGACGCCGCCACGGGCCGGATCTCGGGTACGCCGACCACGGCCGGCAACTGGACGCCGACGGTCACCGTGACGGACGCGGCCGGTGAGACCGGCACGGCGAGCTTCGCCTGGCGCGTGGACGAGGAGGGGAACCAGTCGGTGTTCGAGAACACCGCCGACTACCAGATCCCCGACAACTCCACCGTGGAGTCGCCGATCAACGTCAACCGGGCCGGCGCGGCGCCCAGCGCGCTCACCGTGGACGTGAACATCGTCCACACCTGGCGTGGTGACCTGGTCGTCGACCTCGTGGCCCCGGACGGCACCGCGTACCGGCTGAAGAACTCCTCGTCGTCCGACTCGGCGGACAACGTGGTCGCGACGTACACGGTGGACGCCTCCTCGGAGACCGCCGCCGGCACCTGGAAGCTGCGGGTGCAGGACGTGGCCAGCCTCGACACCGGCTACATCAACAGCTGGAAGCTGACGTTCTGA